In the Geobacter sp. FeAm09 genome, one interval contains:
- a CDS encoding inorganic phosphate transporter gives MLDPVLVMLCLVILAALLFDYINGFHDTANAIATCVSTRALSVKAAICMAALLNFAGAMISTKVASTIGKGIVDSSNITQMVVLAGIAGAIIWNLITWYYGLPSSSSHAIIGGLMGSVYAHAGLGALKWSGLEKIVLALLISPVLGTIVGFIFMLILYRLFHNSAPSGLNKHFRRLQVLSAAFMAFSHGTADAQKSMGVITMALVSYGFLKTFEVPWEVMVACATAMACGTAVGGWRIIKTVGRDFVKLQPVHGFCVETASAGVILGASALGMPTSTTHVITSTILGVGLSKRLTAVNWKVAQRIVLAWVLTIPASGLVAYLTYQVLSPLLGR, from the coding sequence ATGCTTGACCCGGTTCTGGTGATGCTCTGCCTGGTCATCCTGGCGGCGCTGCTGTTCGACTACATCAACGGCTTCCACGATACGGCCAACGCCATCGCCACCTGCGTTTCGACCCGGGCGCTCTCGGTCAAGGCCGCCATCTGCATGGCCGCGCTCCTCAACTTCGCCGGCGCCATGATCTCCACCAAGGTGGCCTCCACCATCGGCAAGGGGATCGTGGACAGCTCCAACATCACCCAGATGGTGGTCCTGGCCGGCATCGCCGGTGCGATCATCTGGAACCTGATCACCTGGTACTACGGGCTTCCCTCCTCGTCCTCCCACGCCATCATCGGCGGCCTCATGGGCTCGGTGTACGCCCATGCCGGTCTCGGTGCCCTCAAGTGGTCCGGGCTGGAAAAGATCGTCCTCGCCCTGCTGATTTCTCCCGTCTTGGGGACCATCGTCGGCTTTATCTTCATGCTGATCCTCTACCGCCTGTTCCACAACAGCGCCCCCAGCGGGCTCAACAAGCATTTCCGCCGCTTGCAGGTCCTCTCGGCGGCCTTCATGGCCTTTTCCCATGGGACGGCCGATGCCCAGAAGTCCATGGGGGTCATCACCATGGCGCTGGTCAGCTACGGTTTCCTGAAAACCTTCGAGGTCCCCTGGGAGGTGATGGTGGCCTGCGCCACCGCCATGGCCTGTGGAACGGCCGTCGGAGGGTGGCGCATCATCAAGACCGTCGGCCGGGATTTCGTCAAGCTCCAGCCGGTGCACGGCTTCTGCGTGGAAACCGCCTCGGCCGGCGTTATCCTGGGGGCATCGGCCCTGGGCATGCCCACCAGCACGACCCATGTCATCACGTCCACTATCCTGGGGGTCGGGCTTTCCAAACGGCTCACGGCGGTCAACTGGAAGGTGGCCCAGCGCATCGTGCTGGCCTGGGTGCTGACCATCCCGGCTTCAGGGCTGGTGGCCTATCTGACCTATCAGGTGCTGAGCCCGCTGCTCGGCAGGTAG